The Prochlorococcus sp. MIT 0801 genomic sequence ACAAGGTTTGTAGGGAAAGCTCTTGTCTCGAACTTGCTAAAAAAAGGACATGAGGTTTTTGTTTTTACTCGTGGGAATTTACCAGTACCACAAAATATAACTCACTTAAAGGGAGACAGGTCAAATGATGAGGATCTAAAAAAACTATCTGATCATTCATTTGATCTGATTGTTGATAGCTCTGGACGAAAGTTGGAGGATACTCAAAGACTTCTTAAATTTTCAGGTCTTCCTAGTTACAGATTTATATACATAAGTTCTGCAGGCGTATATGACAACACTCAATTATTTCCTGTTTGTGAAGATAGTCCAATAGATTTTGAAAGCCGTCATATAGGCAAAGCACAAACAGAATCTTGGCTCAAGGCTGAAAGTATTCCTTTTACTAGTTTTCGTCCGACATATATATATGGCCCAGGCAATTACAACCCTATTGAAAAATGGTTTTTTGATCGCATAGTTAATGGTCGATCTATTCCTGTTCCTCTTGATGGTCAAGCGATCACTCAATTAGGACACGTTTCTGATTTGGCCGAGGCTATTGCCAAATCTCTTGAAACAGATAAAGCTATTAATCAAATTTATAACTGTTCAGGAAGCAAAGCAGTAACTTTTAAAGGTTTAATTGAAACGGCAATTTTAGCTACTGGAAATAAAGTCACTGATTTTAATTTGCGTTCTTTCGATCCATCAAAACTTGATCCTAAAGCAAGAAAACTTTTCCCTTTAAGGTTAACTAATTTCTTTACTGACACTTCAAAAATAGAAAAAGATTTAGCTTGGAAGCCCAAATTCGATTTGTTAAATGGTTTAATTGATAGCTATAAGAATGATTATCTATTAGCTAATCATGAACAAGTTGATTTTAGTTCTGATGAGTTTCTTTTTGATTGAATATATATTTCATAGCAGAAGTTAAAGTCAGAAAAAATGCTATCCAGAATGAGATATAGCCTATTTTATTAATAATATTAATGGTATAAATCGTAGCCCAACTTTTGGGCCATAATAATAGAATGATACTTGCAAACTGAAATGTAGTTTTATATTTACCCTGAATCGAGGCTGGACCACCTGATGTCTTATCAGATCGCCAACTAGTTATTAAAAATTCTCTCGATATTATTAACCAGATAGACCATAAGGGAACTAGATTCTCATGGGCCAACCAAATCATTGGACCAATAAGAAGGATCTTGTCTGCCAGAGGATCAAGCTTCGCTCCAAAAGCAGATTTATGATCATATTTACGTGCAAAGTAACCGTCTAGATAATCAGTAAGACCAGCTATCAGGATTAACAAAATAAAAGCTTCATTGTTACCAG encodes the following:
- a CDS encoding NAD-dependent epimerase/dehydratase family protein, which translates into the protein MILKVLFYGGTRFVGKALVSNLLKKGHEVFVFTRGNLPVPQNITHLKGDRSNDEDLKKLSDHSFDLIVDSSGRKLEDTQRLLKFSGLPSYRFIYISSAGVYDNTQLFPVCEDSPIDFESRHIGKAQTESWLKAESIPFTSFRPTYIYGPGNYNPIEKWFFDRIVNGRSIPVPLDGQAITQLGHVSDLAEAIAKSLETDKAINQIYNCSGSKAVTFKGLIETAILATGNKVTDFNLRSFDPSKLDPKARKLFPLRLTNFFTDTSKIEKDLAWKPKFDLLNGLIDSYKNDYLLANHEQVDFSSDEFLFD
- the pgsA gene encoding CDP-diacylglycerol--glycerol-3-phosphate 3-phosphatidyltransferase; translated protein: MNKKIFKEKRFITWARIINGLTISRILLGLPILILLSTGNNEAFILLILIAGLTDYLDGYFARKYDHKSAFGAKLDPLADKILLIGPMIWLAHENLVPLWSIWLIISREFLITSWRSDKTSGGPASIQGKYKTTFQFASIILLLWPKSWATIYTINIINKIGYISFWIAFFLTLTSAMKYIFNQKETHQN